From Helicobacter sp. MIT 99-5507:
CATTGTTTAATTATCTTGCATGGATTTTTGGTTGTGTTTTTGGGACATTTATAAATGATATATTTAAATTTAACAAAGATGGATTGGAATTTATAATGCCTGCAATATTTATAGTGATATTTTTAGAGCAATACAAAAGTGCAAAAGAGCATATTACAACCATTATAGGTATATTTGTAAGTATATTTTTCTTACTTACAATTGGTGAAAAATATTTTTTAATTGTATCAATTATTACTTGTATATTGATTTTTACAATTTTTAGAAAGAAATTAGAATCTAAAATGAAAGAATAAAATGGATATTTTGTTTATTATTTTAGTGATTGCAGTAGCAAATTTTATCACTAGATTATTGCCATATTTTATTGTGCCAAAGGAGATTCCATCATTTATCAATTATATCTCAAATATATTGCCAAATGTAATTATTGCTATGCTTGTGGTGTATTGTCTAAAAGATACAAAATTTTTAGCTCCATTTTATGGATTAAAAGAGATTATAAGCATATTTGTAGTTGTTACACTTCATTTAAGCCTAAGAATATCAATAGTTAGTATTTTAGGCGGAGTTATGTGCTATATGATTTTGGTGCAAAAATTTGGAATGTAAAATAGCAATTTTTGGTGGCTCATTTGACCCACCACATAAAGGGCATAAAGCCATAGTAGATGAATTATTAAAGCTAGATTTTTTAGATTTAATCATAATTTTGCCAGCATTTTTAAATCCATTTAAAAATAAGCCTCTTTTTTTGCCACAAAAAAGACTAGAATTGCTAAATGAAATAATAAAAAAAGATAAAAGGATTCTAATATCCAATTTTGAAATAAAGCAAAAAATCACTCATAGCATAGATTCTATCAAGTATTTCAAGGATTTTTATAAACCAGATTCTATATATTTTGTAATTGGAGCAGATATTTTGCAAGATTTGTATAAATGGCATAAAATAGATGAAATCCTAAATGAGGTAAATCTAATAATAGCAAGGCGAAATGATATAGATATAGAATCTAGTGAGTTTTACAAAAAAGATAAAACCATCATTCTTGATACAAACTATAATATCTCATCTACAATATTAAGAGAGCAATATTTTGCTAATTTTAAAGATTATTAGAATAGAATATAAGCTTTTAGATTCTACATTTAAGAGGCATCATTGAAAGAGAGATTAGATTTTATTATTGATTTATTAGATAGTAAAAAAGCTGAAAATATTACACTTATTGATTTAAAAGATAGTGGATATATCACACAATATGTCATCATTGCTACGAGTATGGCAGATAAACATAGCTTTGCATTGCTAGATTATCTAAAAAGCGAGCTAAAGCCAAAGGGTGAAGTGTTTTATTGCACTGATGAGGAGAGTGGTGATTGGATTATTGCTGATTTAGGTGATATTATGGTGCATATTTTTACAGAAAATCATAGAAAGAAATTTAATTTGGAAGAATTTTTATCAAACTACAAAAAGAATATGACTACAAAAAATTAGCTAGAATGATTATTGATACTAGCTATTAGATTGAATAATATATTATCCTAAAAGATATTTTTACTTAATTTAGTTTTTAAGGAATGCGATGATGGTATTTGGACCAATTTTTTCAAGAAGATTTGGAATCTCACTTGGAGTTGATCTTTCACCACAAAAAAAGCAATGTAATTTTGACTGCCTATATTGTGAGCTAAAACCACCAAAAAGAGGAATGCCAAAAACAATTGCAAATTTTGATAAGGTTTTGCCACTAGAAAATCTACTAGAGAATGTAAAAGAAGCACTAAAAGTTCATAAAAATATTGATGTGCTTACGATTACTGCAAATGGTGAGCCTACCTTATATCCGCATCTAAAAGAATTTATCATACAGATAAAGCCATATATTCCAAAAAATGTAAAAAGCCTAATCCTTAGCAATGGAAGTCTTTTTGGGGATAAAAAATTGCAAGATACGCTAAAAGAATTTGATATTGTAAAGTTTAGTTTAGATTCTATTTCTTCAAGTTTTAAAAAAATCGATAGACCGCATAAAAGCCTTACAATAGAAGATATAAAAGATGGAATAAAAAGTTATGCAAAGATTAGAAAAAATACTCTTATTTGTGAGATTTTAGTAGTAGAAAATATCAATGATAATGATAATGATATGATATTACTTGCTGATTTTTTAAGAGAAATTAAAGTTGATAGAATCGATTTAGGCACGATTGATAGACCGCCAGCTTATAATATCAAGGCTGTCAGTTTTGAGAGATTATTAGAATTAAGTAAAAATTTTGAAAGCAAAGATTCTAAAGATTTGTTTGTAAGCTTACCACAAAGAAAAAATACCAATATAGATATTTTGATAAATTTAAGTGAAAGTGATATACTAAATACATTGCAAAAGCGACCTATTGCGGTAAATGAAATAGAGAATCTATTTAATAAAAATAGTGTAGATAGATTCCAAAAACTATTTAAAGATGGAGTTATTAAGATAAAAAATATGGGCTTAATTGATTTTTATACACTTTAAAAATATAATTTGCACTCTCATTTAAATAACAGAGGAAAAAGATGGGTTTATTTGATAGATTCTTTCATAAACAAGAAAAAGAGGAAGTTGTTGAAGAAATAAAAAAATATGATGGTAATTTTTTTAATATAGCAAGAACAGGTAGCCTTAAAGATGTAAGAGAAGCACTAAGAGATGGTGCAGGTATTAATGATAAAAATGATCAGTGGTGCACTCCTTTGATGTTTGCAGCAGAGGAAAATACAGACCCAGAAGTAATAAAAGAGCTAATAAAAGCTGGTGCAATTTTGGGAATGAAAACAAAAGGCGGAGCCACTCCACTAATGGGTGCAGCACAAAAAAATAGCAATCCAGAAGTATTACAAGCCTTGATTGATGCGGGTGCAGATGTAAATATTGTAAATGATATAGGATTTACACCTTTAATATATGCAGCCATATTTAATCCAAACCCAGAATTTATAATAAGATTAGTAAAAGCTGGTGCTCGTGTAAATTATTCTAACAACATAGGCTATACAGCTTTTATATACGCTGCATTAAATAGTAAAAATATAATCATATTAAAAACATTGCTTGAACTTGGTGCAAATCCAAATCATAGAGATATGAACAATTTAAGAGCAATTGATCATTTAAGAAAAGAGACTGACTATCAAAATAATGAAATATATAAATTTTTATTAAGCTTAGAATCTGATTCTAAATAGTAATAAATATTGACTTTAATATATATTTCTATTATAATCCCATCTCTAAAATTTTATTCCGGATTAGCTCAGCGGTAGAGTAGGTGGCTGTTAACCACTTGGTCGTAGGTTCGAATCCTACATCCGGAGCCATCTCTTATTGTTATTAAATTACAGACTTTATGACCAAATTTGCTAACAGCATTCCCTCCATTTGAAAAACCTAGTTTTAAAGAGCTAGGTTTTTTTATATTAAACTTCATACTTTAAGTTATAATGACACATTTTTTACAAAGGATTTAATTTTTATGAAAGATTTTATAGTAGCTATCGTAGGTGCAAGTGGTGCTGTCGGAGAAGAAATAATTACTCTATTAGAAAATGTAGATTTTGGTATTAAGGAATTAATTCCTCTTGCAAGTTCAAGAAGTGTAGGGAAAAGTATAACTTTTAGAGGAAAAAAAATACCTATTTTAGAAACTACTCATGATATATTTGCAAAGCTAAATATTGATATTGCATTTTTTTCTGCTGGTGGAAGCATAAGTAGTGAGTTTGCGCCAAGTGCTACAAAAGCTGGAACATTAGTCATTGATAATACTAGCTTTTTTAGAATGCAAGATAATGTACCTCTTATTGTCCCAGAAGTAAATCCAGATGATATTAGATTATGGAAAAATACAGGAATAATAGCAAATCCAAATTGCTCTACTATACAAATGGTGCAAGTCTTAGATCCATTGCATAAAAAGTTTGATATACAAAGAGTTGATGTTAGCACTTATCAAGCAGTTAGTGGTGCAGGAAAAAAAGGCATGGAATCTCTACTTACTCAAACAGCAAAAGAAATCAACAATAGCAATGATAAAGTGCTAGATTCTTTTACTCATAAAATCGCATTTAATCTAATACCTCATATTGATGTATTTTTAGATAATGGATACACAAAAGAAGAAGTAAAAATGATAAAAGAAACTAGTAAGATAATGCATTCAAATTTTGCACTTAGTGCTACATGTGTGCGAGTGCCAATCTTGCGTAGTCATAGTGAATCAATTAGTATTAGATTTAATTCAAAAGTAAGTGCAAAAGAAGTAAGAGAAGTCTTAGAATCTGCAGAAAATGTAATAGTCATAGATGATATAGCTAACAATAAATATCCAATGCCAATTATTGCTACTAATACAGATAATACCTATGTAGGAAGGATTAGAGAAGACTATTTTGATAAAAATACTATCCATCTTTTTTGTGTTGCAGATCAAATTAGAGTAGGAGCAGCAACAAATGCTATTAGAATCGCACAAAAATGGGTAAAAATAAGAGAATCTTAATCTCTTATTAACTTTTTATTTACTTTACCTTAAAATTCACTCAATATTCAATAATAATAAGCAATTTGTTGTCAATATTATATTATAATACCAAGTTTAATTTATAGATTTTCTAAAATTATATGGATTTAAATTTGATTAAAGTAAATAAAAAGTTAATAACAATAATTTCATTTTATTTAGTTTCTCATCACCAAGCACAAGCTTCTGGATTTAAAATAAATGAACAAAGCTTAAAGTCGGTAGCATTAAGTTCTGCTTATGTCGCTTCTGCTTATGGTGCTGATTCTAGTTATTTCAATCCTGCAAATATGGGTTTTACATATGGAGTAAAAAAAACATATAGAGCAAGGACTTGCAATTCAAGGTATGGTTGTGTTGTCTCATCTGATAACAAAACACAAGATGATCATGAATTAGAAATAGCATTAACTGGAATCTACATCCCCGGATTTAATTTTAGCACTGATACAACAACAAAAAAAATAGGTGAGGGTAGTATAAATTGGGGTCTTACATCCCAGACATATATGCATGTTCCACTAAATGATAGCATTATGAATCTAGCTACTGCACTTGGTGTGAATCTAAATTCACTAAAAGATCCTATAATATTAGAGCATGGTGGAGTTGGAAATACAAATCAACATGGGACTATAGGCTATGTAGAAGAGGGCACTAAGGTTTCAGGTTCTGCTGATAGCACTATATTTCCTGTTCCAAAGATATTTTATAAAAGTAAAAGTTTTTTAAATGCTGGTGGTGGTGGATTTAATGTGGGTATATCTTTTACTGCTCCAAGCGGTCTTGCTATGAATTGGAATGGAGAGGCTGGAGCATTTCTAAAAGATGTTATGATTGCCATGGTGGAGCTCTCACCTGCAATTAGCTATCAATTTAGAGAAATAATTGGTATAGGTATAAGCCCTAGAATCTTATATGGTATGGGCAATTTTAATAATATAGTCTATGTGCCTTTAAATGGAAATGTGCTTACAAATCTAAAAGATTATAATGAGATTCCAGAAGAAATGATTCCAGCAGCTATGAAAGATTTAATATATGCTGTAAATACCACAACAGGTGTTGCAGGATTTGCAGGATTATTTGTTGGTGGTGGTGCGCATTATAATAATACATTGCGTTATCAAATGCCAACATTATTTAACCCAGAGGCATGGTTTGGTATGCCTGATGTATCTGCACTTGGTGATCCTAGAAATGTAACAGAATATAATAAAAAAGTTGCAGAAATAAATAAAAAAATCAAAGATAATTGGAATTGGTATAAAAATGAATGGTCAAATGGACATCTTGAATGGAGATATAATGA
This genomic window contains:
- a CDS encoding branched-chain amino acid transporter permease, coding for MDILFIILVIAVANFITRLLPYFIVPKEIPSFINYISNILPNVIIAMLVVYCLKDTKFLAPFYGLKEIISIFVVVTLHLSLRISIVSILGGVMCYMILVQKFGM
- the asd gene encoding aspartate-semialdehyde dehydrogenase — protein: MKDFIVAIVGASGAVGEEIITLLENVDFGIKELIPLASSRSVGKSITFRGKKIPILETTHDIFAKLNIDIAFFSAGGSISSEFAPSATKAGTLVIDNTSFFRMQDNVPLIVPEVNPDDIRLWKNTGIIANPNCSTIQMVQVLDPLHKKFDIQRVDVSTYQAVSGAGKKGMESLLTQTAKEINNSNDKVLDSFTHKIAFNLIPHIDVFLDNGYTKEEVKMIKETSKIMHSNFALSATCVRVPILRSHSESISIRFNSKVSAKEVREVLESAENVIVIDDIANNKYPMPIIATNTDNTYVGRIREDYFDKNTIHLFCVADQIRVGAATNAIRIAQKWVKIRES
- a CDS encoding ankyrin repeat domain-containing protein, which codes for MGLFDRFFHKQEKEEVVEEIKKYDGNFFNIARTGSLKDVREALRDGAGINDKNDQWCTPLMFAAEENTDPEVIKELIKAGAILGMKTKGGATPLMGAAQKNSNPEVLQALIDAGADVNIVNDIGFTPLIYAAIFNPNPEFIIRLVKAGARVNYSNNIGYTAFIYAALNSKNIIILKTLLELGANPNHRDMNNLRAIDHLRKETDYQNNEIYKFLLSLESDSK
- a CDS encoding radical SAM protein → MMVFGPIFSRRFGISLGVDLSPQKKQCNFDCLYCELKPPKRGMPKTIANFDKVLPLENLLENVKEALKVHKNIDVLTITANGEPTLYPHLKEFIIQIKPYIPKNVKSLILSNGSLFGDKKLQDTLKEFDIVKFSLDSISSSFKKIDRPHKSLTIEDIKDGIKSYAKIRKNTLICEILVVENINDNDNDMILLADFLREIKVDRIDLGTIDRPPAYNIKAVSFERLLELSKNFESKDSKDLFVSLPQRKNTNIDILINLSESDILNTLQKRPIAVNEIENLFNKNSVDRFQKLFKDGVIKIKNMGLIDFYTL
- a CDS encoding outer membrane protein transport protein encodes the protein MIKVNKKLITIISFYLVSHHQAQASGFKINEQSLKSVALSSAYVASAYGADSSYFNPANMGFTYGVKKTYRARTCNSRYGCVVSSDNKTQDDHELEIALTGIYIPGFNFSTDTTTKKIGEGSINWGLTSQTYMHVPLNDSIMNLATALGVNLNSLKDPIILEHGGVGNTNQHGTIGYVEEGTKVSGSADSTIFPVPKIFYKSKSFLNAGGGGFNVGISFTAPSGLAMNWNGEAGAFLKDVMIAMVELSPAISYQFREIIGIGISPRILYGMGNFNNIVYVPLNGNVLTNLKDYNEIPEEMIPAAMKDLIYAVNTTTGVAGFAGLFVGGGAHYNNTLRYQMPTLFNPEAWFGMPDVSALGDPRNVTEYNKKVAEINKKIKDNWNWYKNEWSNGHLEWRYNDKTCASQTTICLPTLFNPVSNQTYTTTLPNGQSTTGYKFVNGINYCIQNGYSTSWFFGCQNLGSTMDEARKLGAYINCYTGTFYDLNGNLQTSNPGPCAHPNPTETDADGAPRGYLPLMDAKALAEAFGMGNMDISTALRGSTRVEQKSNGADLAFGYRVGITIRPLSFENYSLTISGVYDSPVVFDLKGKLDATTYIGGSLGNINMKADLNLKTQLPAQLKIGLAQRFYNFTLELVYEKIYWADGKKFDFAFSNPTFTALDPNSIIGTFTKEQLESMMSLANYDAVAMGNGWKNTSAYRVGVSYMFSGGSVLMGSLAYDESPVPQDQIGIPDSTAYVIGAGINIPLTSRFSLGGSASIYLKDGSKSIYQSENGMGKLILVNASMGYSW
- the nadD gene encoding nicotinate (nicotinamide) nucleotide adenylyltransferase, with the protein product MECKIAIFGGSFDPPHKGHKAIVDELLKLDFLDLIIILPAFLNPFKNKPLFLPQKRLELLNEIIKKDKRILISNFEIKQKITHSIDSIKYFKDFYKPDSIYFVIGADILQDLYKWHKIDEILNEVNLIIARRNDIDIESSEFYKKDKTIILDTNYNISSTILREQYFANFKDY
- the rsfS gene encoding ribosome silencing factor, whose product is MKERLDFIIDLLDSKKAENITLIDLKDSGYITQYVIIATSMADKHSFALLDYLKSELKPKGEVFYCTDEESGDWIIADLGDIMVHIFTENHRKKFNLEEFLSNYKKNMTTKN